The sequence CAAACTTAAATTATCAACAAACGCCGTTTGAAATGAAAAAGTGCCCATGCCTTTTTTTGCGGCGCGTTCTGAAGCATATTTATATACAACAGAACCTGTTAAAGCCGCAGTAAGAGGGTCGGCAACTCCTGCGTAAACTGCAATTACGCCTCCAAGAGAACATCCCGCGCCTGTAATACTTTTAAGCATTGCCGAGCCGCCGCTTATGCGGTAAGTATTATTGATATCTAACACAATATCTGTTTCTCCGGAAATTGCAACAGCTCCGCCTGTCCATTTGGCAAGTTCTAAAGCTGAAGACAGCGCGGCATCTACCGTGTCGGTTGAATCTACGCCTTCAACTTTCCCCTTTTTCTCGGTTTGAATTCCCCAAAGGTTTGCCAAAGCAATAATTTCCGAAGCGTTGCCTCTTATTACTGAAGGTTTATATTGTTTTAAAGCGTTAAGAAGCTGGGTGCGAGTGTCGCCCAAACCTGCCGCCACGGGGTCTAAAACCCAAGGCTTGCCAAGTTCAACGGCAGCTTTCGCCGCTTCGGTTAAAGCTTGCAAAGCGACAGGCTGCAAAGTGCCTACATTAATGTAAGTTGATTTTGATACAAATGCGAGAGGTTTTGCTTCATCAGGTAAGAAACACATTGCGGCGCGCCCGCCAACTGCCAGCTGCGTGTTTGCAACTAAATTTATAG is a genomic window of Endomicrobium proavitum containing:
- the thiM gene encoding hydroxyethylthiazole kinase gives rise to the protein MKEVTSVVNAVKDAKIQCPLVGSWTNFVTINLVANTQLAVGGRAAMCFLPDEAKPLAFVSKSTYINVGTLQPVALQALTEAAKAAVELGKPWVLDPVAAGLGDTRTQLLNALKQYKPSVIRGNASEIIALANLWGIQTEKKGKVEGVDSTDTVDAALSSALELAKWTGGAVAISGETDIVLDINNTYRISGGSAMLKSITGAGCSLGGVIAVYAGVADPLTAALTGSVVYKYASERAAKKGMGTFSFQTAFVDNLSLLNADEVEKYAKSHINS